Within Falsibacillus albus, the genomic segment TTTCGTTATCCATTTTTCAGGACGATATTTTCAATCATCATTTGCTTCCCTTCAAAGTCAGCATTTTCACAATCCAAAATCACTTCAACTGTAAATGCCTCTGCGTCGATGAAATGAATGGCCTGATGATCAAGCCAAATCGAAAACATCTTCTCTTTATCCTGGTATGTATCAAAAAGAATTTTTAACATTTCTTTATCATTTGACGTCAATTTCCCATAAATCTTGATTTCTTTAACTCCTTGAATCTGGTTGTCACGACTGTTGGGATACATAAATTCCTGTATGTCCTGTTTACTTTGTTCATCATCTAACTGCTGCAGGAAAAATTGAAATGGCATACCCTCGAGTTTTTGGAGATAAGCATTTTTCCATGGCATCCTCTTGGTTAACTGCTTGAAGAACCATTTATATTCCAGCGTTTCAGGCTTCGTTATGAGAAGCCCCTCGTTTTTCAAGCGCTCATAGGTCTCTTCGATATCATCAACTTCAAGGGCAAATCCGATCAGACCACGATGCCCGTTATTATATTGTTCAGTCCAATCATCTATCCATCCTCCGCCGTCCTTCGTTTTCAATCTGACAAGCTCCAAATATTCATTTCCCACCCAAATATTCGATACCTTAAACCCTTTTGTCCCTTTCCCCCACTTCGGGACATATGGGAGTCCGAGAGAATGAATCTTTTTGATGAATCCTTCATCTTCTTGGATTGGTTTGTCCACATTCACGACTAAATGATCAATTTTCAAACTCCCCCACACCTCATCCTCAATCTCTTCTTCCTAAAAAGATTAGACATAAAGTTTCATTTTCCTGCAAAACCTACATAATTTGCGTATCAAAAGTATTTTGGTCCCTTGAGGCCCGACGGACTTTCTCCAACCAAGCAAAAGTATCATCATTATATTCATCCTCCCCGACAACTTCATGCAAAGCAACGTGCTCCCCTTTTTCGACAGTCCGGAGCTTTGTGAATGGATGTCTTTGCTTGGCATGGATTTGAGAAATGAGTTGATAAGAAGCATCTGCATCCTCTGTGCCATGCCAGAATAGGATGGGTGTCTCACATGATTTAGTAAAGACAGTTTCCATTGGATGCTCTTGCCAAGATATGCTTAAGTGTCGTTTCCACATAACAGGCAGGAGGACTCTGGAAAGGATACGTGGATACCCCATCCAATGATGGAATTTGTCAATAAAGACATTCATTACGGGTATAAAGGAAGAATCAAGGACAAGGGCGTCGATTTCTTGGTGTTCAGCATCGACACATGTAAATAATGCCGTACCACCCCCATAGGAATAGCCCATGACACTGATGAATTGATGATCCTTTTCACGTGCAAAGCGGACAACAGATGTTAAATCATCCCGCTCCATGATCCCGCACGATGCGATATGTGAACGGTCCCGACTGCCAAGGGGATATTCAAAGGTCAAGATTGAGTACCCTTTTTGGAGGAAATATCCGAATTGTTTATAGCTTGGAGCACCCAACTGCTCCTTCGACAAAGAAAAACCATGGGAATAGATGATGATCGGATTTCCTTCCACCGAAACATCTGACTGAAGATACCATCCAGAAATAGGACTTCCATTTGAACTTTTAATGATAATATTTTCATAGTCCAATCCCGCTTCAGTCAATGGATCACTCTCTGCAGAGGCCATTTCCGAATTAATCACGCCTTGCATTGTATAATCATATAACCATAAGATTCCGATTCCATATAAAATAAGAAAGGCAATGCTTGCAATCGCATACCACCCCCACCATCCACCAAATAAAAGGCAGCCTGTCCAACCTAACGCTGGCACAATCCAGATAGACCTGAAAATCCATTTCATCATGAAAACCTCTATTCTATTATGGGATTTAATAATAGACTACCATAATAGAAAAACATTATTAACATATTTTTAATAAATTGGATATTCATGGTTTTTATTTTAGATTTTTTACCTTTAATGTTTCTAATTTCAGATAGGGAGAAGCAATGGAAAATAGTATGATGAAAACGCCTATCCATTGAAAAAAAGAAACCTTTTCATGGAGGACTACCATAGAAAGCAAGACTGCTACAGGCAATTCTGCTGCGCCTAATATACTGCCTAGGACTGAACCAATCCTGGGCATTCCATATGCAAATAAAACCGGTGGTATAACGACACCGAAGATCCCCAGTAGAACCCCTTTTGTTCCAAGGTTGATAAATTGTGCAGTATTAGGATGCATAAGACTTGGGCTGAAAATGATGATGACAATCAGGAAACTACCCGTTACCATATGGTAACTTCTCTGAATTGATGGCAAATATGAAAAGATGTGCGCATTTGTATGTATAAATAGGGTAAACGAAATCGCAGCAGCCAAACCAAGCATCAGTCCTGCACCATCAATGATTCCACCTTCAAGACTATTGCCAGTTGTGCCACTGGCAAGAAAGGTGCCTATCAATAACATTGCAAGAGTAAAAATGGTCTTCAAATTTGGCAGCCTCTTTTGTAAAAGACTATTTAACAATATTCCCATCCATGTAAACTGGAAAAGCAAAATTATTCCTAGTGAGGCACTCACCGTTTGCAGTGAAAGGTAATAAAAAATACCAACCAATCCTGTTGGAACACCTGCAAGCATTAATTGCAGCCTTTCTTTCCATTTTAATTTTTCTAAATCTCTATTCATAATCATTAAAAATTGAAGTATTAGCCATCCTGAAAAAAATTGGCCAATCGTTACAATTTCAGGAGGTATTCCTTCTTTATAAGATATTTTTACAATGGTGGACAATATCCCGTATGAACATGAACCAACCAAAACTGCTATTCCAAACTTGATTTTCAATGTCTTCTTCTCCTTTTACCCATTTGATTGCCT encodes:
- a CDS encoding VOC family protein; amino-acid sequence: MKIDHLVVNVDKPIQEDEGFIKKIHSLGLPYVPKWGKGTKGFKVSNIWVGNEYLELVRLKTKDGGGWIDDWTEQYNNGHRGLIGFALEVDDIEETYERLKNEGLLITKPETLEYKWFFKQLTKRMPWKNAYLQKLEGMPFQFFLQQLDDEQSKQDIQEFMYPNSRDNQIQGVKEIKIYGKLTSNDKEMLKILFDTYQDKEKMFSIWLDHQAIHFIDAEAFTVEVILDCENADFEGKQMMIENIVLKNG
- a CDS encoding alpha/beta hydrolase, with amino-acid sequence MMKWIFRSIWIVPALGWTGCLLFGGWWGWYAIASIAFLILYGIGILWLYDYTMQGVINSEMASAESDPLTEAGLDYENIIIKSSNGSPISGWYLQSDVSVEGNPIIIYSHGFSLSKEQLGAPSYKQFGYFLQKGYSILTFEYPLGSRDRSHIASCGIMERDDLTSVVRFAREKDHQFISVMGYSYGGGTALFTCVDAEHQEIDALVLDSSFIPVMNVFIDKFHHWMGYPRILSRVLLPVMWKRHLSISWQEHPMETVFTKSCETPILFWHGTEDADASYQLISQIHAKQRHPFTKLRTVEKGEHVALHEVVGEDEYNDDTFAWLEKVRRASRDQNTFDTQIM
- a CDS encoding EamA family transporter codes for the protein MKIKFGIAVLVGSCSYGILSTIVKISYKEGIPPEIVTIGQFFSGWLILQFLMIMNRDLEKLKWKERLQLMLAGVPTGLVGIFYYLSLQTVSASLGIILLFQFTWMGILLNSLLQKRLPNLKTIFTLAMLLIGTFLASGTTGNSLEGGIIDGAGLMLGLAAAISFTLFIHTNAHIFSYLPSIQRSYHMVTGSFLIVIIIFSPSLMHPNTAQFINLGTKGVLLGIFGVVIPPVLFAYGMPRIGSVLGSILGAAELPVAVLLSMVVLHEKVSFFQWIGVFIILFSIASPYLKLETLKVKNLK